Proteins from one Microbacterium hatanonis genomic window:
- a CDS encoding SDR family NAD(P)-dependent oxidoreductase yields the protein MNIDGSAALVTGGASGLGLATARRLAASGARVTLVDLPASPGASVAAEFGAQFVPADVTDPEQIGAAVARATEAGPLRVVVNCAGIAPPAKVLDRDGAPTPLDLFERVLRVNLVGTYNVIAQASAVMSRNDPDAAGDRGVIVNTASVAAFDGQIGQPAYSASKGGVAAMTLPIARELARHAIRVVTIAPGIMETPMLKGLPQAAQDSLGEQVPYPARLGAPDEYARLVLAIVDNGYLNGETIRLDGAIRMAPK from the coding sequence ATGAACATCGACGGTTCGGCCGCCCTCGTCACGGGCGGCGCCAGCGGGCTCGGACTCGCCACCGCGCGCAGGCTCGCCGCATCCGGAGCCCGCGTCACCCTCGTCGACCTGCCGGCCTCGCCCGGCGCCTCGGTCGCCGCCGAGTTCGGCGCGCAATTCGTGCCGGCCGACGTCACCGACCCCGAGCAGATCGGGGCGGCCGTCGCCCGCGCCACCGAGGCGGGGCCGCTCCGGGTGGTCGTCAACTGCGCGGGCATCGCGCCGCCGGCGAAGGTGCTCGACCGCGACGGTGCACCGACACCGCTCGATCTCTTCGAGCGCGTGCTGCGGGTGAACCTCGTCGGCACGTACAACGTCATCGCCCAGGCGTCGGCCGTGATGAGCCGGAACGACCCGGATGCTGCGGGCGACCGGGGCGTCATCGTCAACACGGCGAGCGTCGCCGCCTTCGACGGCCAGATCGGCCAGCCCGCGTATTCGGCGAGCAAGGGCGGTGTCGCGGCGATGACGCTGCCGATCGCGCGTGAGCTCGCCCGCCACGCGATCCGCGTGGTCACGATCGCCCCCGGCATCATGGAGACGCCGATGCTGAAGGGGCTGCCGCAGGCGGCGCAGGACTCGCTCGGCGAGCAGGTGCCCTACCCCGCCCGGCTCGGCGCGCCCGACGAGTACGCCCGCCTCGTGCTGGCGATCGTCGACAACGGCTACCTCAACGGCGAGACGATCCGCCTCGACGGCGCGATCCGGATGGCGCCGAAGTAG
- a CDS encoding enoyl-CoA hydratase/isomerase family protein — MSDSILFSVDAGLARVTFNRPASLNAMDFEMGERWRDIARAVAVDPGIGAVILDAAGPAFCAGGDVVAMSTSGADGAAVTEAAGVIHEGIRIFSEIPVPIVAAVQGAVAGGGLGLMLAADYIVAADGAKFVSKYANIGLTPDLGVSTLLPAAIGQRRALQLLLQDRTLDAHEAQAWGLVAEVVPAADLAARAEAVARSWLGGATAAFGQAKRLVRTGAGRSFPENLDDEAATIGAAFDTPDARARVGAFAAASAKTQR, encoded by the coding sequence GTGTCCGACAGCATCCTCTTCTCCGTCGATGCGGGTCTCGCCCGCGTCACCTTCAACCGGCCCGCGTCGCTCAACGCGATGGACTTCGAGATGGGCGAGCGCTGGCGTGACATCGCTCGTGCCGTCGCGGTCGACCCCGGTATCGGGGCGGTGATCCTGGATGCTGCGGGGCCGGCCTTCTGCGCCGGAGGAGACGTCGTCGCGATGTCGACCTCGGGTGCCGACGGCGCCGCAGTGACCGAGGCCGCCGGTGTGATCCACGAGGGCATCCGCATCTTCTCGGAGATCCCGGTGCCGATCGTCGCCGCCGTTCAGGGGGCGGTCGCCGGTGGCGGACTGGGACTCATGCTGGCGGCCGACTACATCGTCGCGGCCGACGGCGCGAAGTTCGTCAGCAAGTACGCCAACATCGGCCTCACCCCCGATCTCGGGGTCTCGACACTCCTGCCCGCCGCGATCGGTCAGCGCCGCGCCCTCCAGCTGCTGCTGCAGGACCGCACGCTCGACGCGCATGAGGCCCAGGCATGGGGTCTCGTGGCGGAGGTCGTCCCCGCCGCCGACCTCGCCGCCCGGGCCGAGGCGGTCGCGCGGTCCTGGCTCGGCGGTGCCACGGCGGCGTTCGGCCAGGCCAAGCGTCTCGTCCGCACCGGCGCCGGTCGCTCGTTCCCCGAGAACCTCGACGACGAGGCGGCCACGATCGGTGCCGCCTTCGACACCCCCGACGCGCGCGCCCGCGTCGGCGCGTTCGCCGCAGCATCCGCCAAGACCCAGCGCTGA
- a CDS encoding SDR family oxidoreductase produces MTSLAGKTILMSGGSRGIGLAIALRAARDGANIAMLAKTDTPHPKLEGTVHTAAAAIREAGGQALPIVGDVRNDDDVTEAVLKTQGEFGGIDIVVNNASVIDLSGSLDLATKKYDLMQGVNVRGTFLLSRSAIPVLRDAENPHILSLSPPLNVTAKWLGAHTGYSMAKFGMTMATLGIAAEFADDGIAANTLWPRTTIATAAVQNILGGDRIMAASRTPEIYADAAYEVLTTPSRERTGQTLIVEDVLEAAGVSDFARYAAVPGTPDSALFPDIFLD; encoded by the coding sequence ATGACATCCCTCGCAGGAAAGACCATTCTCATGTCGGGCGGGAGCCGTGGCATCGGACTCGCCATCGCACTGCGCGCCGCTCGCGACGGCGCGAACATCGCGATGCTCGCGAAGACCGACACCCCCCACCCGAAGCTCGAGGGCACGGTGCACACCGCCGCCGCGGCGATCCGCGAGGCCGGCGGCCAGGCGCTGCCGATCGTCGGCGACGTGCGCAACGACGACGACGTCACCGAGGCGGTGCTGAAGACCCAGGGCGAGTTCGGCGGCATCGACATCGTCGTCAACAACGCGAGCGTCATCGACCTGTCGGGGTCGCTCGACCTGGCGACGAAGAAGTACGACCTCATGCAGGGGGTCAACGTGCGCGGCACGTTCCTGCTGTCGCGGTCAGCGATCCCGGTGCTGAGGGATGCCGAGAACCCGCACATCCTGTCACTGTCGCCGCCGCTGAACGTCACGGCGAAGTGGCTCGGCGCGCACACCGGCTACAGCATGGCGAAGTTCGGCATGACGATGGCCACCCTCGGGATCGCGGCGGAGTTCGCCGACGACGGGATCGCCGCGAACACCCTCTGGCCGCGCACGACGATCGCGACCGCCGCGGTGCAGAACATCCTCGGCGGCGATCGGATCATGGCCGCCAGCCGCACGCCCGAGATCTACGCCGACGCCGCGTACGAGGTGCTGACGACCCCGTCGCGCGAGCGCACCGGGCAGACGCTCATCGTCGAGGATGTGCTCGAAGCCGCCGGCGTCTCCGACTTCGCCCGGTACGCGGCGGTGCCGGGAACGCCCGACTCGGCGCTGTTCCCCGACATCTTCCTCGACTGA
- a CDS encoding DUF4407 domain-containing protein: MSFSAHRPGSYGSDGRIEFAAHDDSEPQYLGDVRETPGRYDEQTGRSEPVADGEEPEPEALPVEGQPAPQARRRLTLRRRRMPWGRRLAVLGGADGAVLDDVPEETPRFVQMFFVLAGTALVSALSMLFALITGVRISVWLAAPLAIVWALIIFNLDRFLTSSMRSTRNFWRLLAIAVPRVVMAALIGIVVAEPLVLQVFQNDIAREVTSTNVSQALSDQDAVAGGPEKQALDAASARVSALEDQAATGIVAGTSSTSAEAAAAQQSVDQLNAQLAAQQAVIDQARALYQCELTGVGAGTVPGCTGVSGDGASSAAAEAQLAGAQASYDGLAAELQQATATLSAANAAGTSAAAESAETNKQRARDELTSARTQYEAALAAYDERAAAVAGGNAQAQGILSQIGALERLSQREPVLAWAHWLIAGLFFMIELLPVLVKVLTSFGDPSVYEKADALRRQVALDRVTARTWRARAAIATARDAP, from the coding sequence ATGTCTTTCTCCGCCCATCGACCGGGCAGCTACGGCTCCGACGGTCGAATCGAGTTCGCCGCGCACGACGACAGCGAGCCGCAGTATCTCGGTGATGTGCGCGAGACCCCCGGGCGCTACGACGAGCAGACCGGTCGATCCGAGCCGGTCGCCGACGGCGAGGAGCCGGAACCCGAGGCGCTCCCGGTCGAGGGTCAGCCCGCCCCCCAAGCGCGTCGCCGCTTGACGCTTCGACGGCGGCGTATGCCGTGGGGCCGTCGGCTGGCGGTGCTCGGCGGTGCCGACGGTGCGGTGCTCGACGACGTGCCGGAGGAGACGCCGCGATTCGTGCAGATGTTCTTCGTGCTGGCCGGCACCGCTCTGGTGTCGGCGCTGTCGATGCTGTTCGCGCTCATCACCGGGGTGCGCATCTCGGTGTGGCTTGCCGCGCCGCTCGCCATCGTCTGGGCGCTGATCATCTTCAATCTCGACCGGTTCCTCACCTCGAGCATGCGCTCGACCCGCAATTTCTGGCGGTTGCTGGCGATTGCCGTGCCGCGCGTGGTGATGGCCGCTCTCATCGGGATCGTCGTCGCCGAGCCGCTCGTGCTGCAGGTGTTCCAGAACGACATCGCGCGGGAGGTCACCTCGACCAACGTCTCGCAGGCGCTGTCGGACCAGGATGCCGTGGCCGGCGGTCCCGAGAAGCAGGCGCTCGACGCGGCGTCCGCGCGCGTGAGCGCGTTGGAGGACCAGGCTGCCACGGGCATCGTCGCCGGAACCTCGTCTACTTCGGCCGAAGCGGCCGCCGCCCAGCAGAGCGTCGACCAGCTGAATGCCCAGCTCGCCGCGCAGCAGGCCGTCATCGACCAGGCCCGGGCTCTGTACCAGTGCGAGTTGACCGGCGTGGGTGCAGGCACCGTCCCCGGGTGCACCGGTGTGAGCGGAGACGGCGCGAGCTCCGCCGCTGCTGAGGCGCAGCTGGCGGGCGCGCAGGCGTCGTACGACGGTCTCGCCGCCGAACTGCAGCAGGCCACTGCCACCCTGAGCGCGGCGAACGCGGCCGGGACGAGCGCCGCGGCCGAATCGGCCGAGACGAACAAGCAGCGGGCCCGAGACGAATTGACCTCCGCGCGAACGCAATACGAGGCCGCTCTGGCCGCCTACGACGAGCGCGCGGCGGCCGTGGCGGGAGGCAATGCCCAGGCGCAGGGGATCCTCAGCCAGATCGGGGCGCTCGAGCGACTCTCGCAGCGCGAGCCGGTGCTGGCCTGGGCTCACTGGCTGATCGCCGGGCTGTTCTTCATGATCGAACTGCTGCCCGTGCTCGTGAAGGTGCTCACCAGCTTCGGCGATCCGTCGGTGTACGAGAAGGCCGACGCATTGCGGCGGCAGGTCGCGCTGGACCGCGTGACCGCCCGCACCTGGCGGGCTCGTGCGGCGATCGCCACCGCGCGCGACGCGCCCTGA
- a CDS encoding HAD-IIB family hydrolase codes for MPTIVGGMLQHPPDGAPSGKHHTMTSRRIAFLDVDGTLIDHQQRLAPSAIEAVRGARARGHLVYLCTGRARAEIPDHVTAIGFDGVISAGGGFTDRGDDHVAQHLMPPADQEQLISFFEAHDVEYILQAYDDIYPSPGILARVRPIFDGAEAGADDPAAAAALARVETRMAYRGPAPAGAIAKATFAGSHPDTFTVVRDGLGDRFHVITGTIPYLGGSGGEVSLHGVNKGAAIAELVAQLGMTLDDAIGIGDSYNDLEMLQVCGVGIAMGNADDTVKSYADEVTTSVHDDGVHTAFARHGLI; via the coding sequence GTGCCGACGATCGTCGGGGGGATGCTGCAGCATCCCCCCGACGGCGCCCCTTCCGGAAAGCACCACACCATGACGTCTCGCCGCATCGCGTTCCTCGACGTGGACGGAACCCTCATCGACCACCAGCAGCGCCTCGCCCCCTCGGCGATCGAGGCGGTGCGCGGCGCCCGCGCCCGCGGCCACCTCGTGTACCTGTGCACCGGCCGCGCCCGGGCCGAGATCCCCGATCACGTGACCGCGATCGGCTTCGACGGCGTGATCTCTGCCGGCGGCGGCTTCACCGACCGCGGGGACGATCACGTCGCGCAGCACCTGATGCCCCCGGCCGACCAGGAGCAGCTCATCTCGTTCTTCGAGGCCCACGACGTCGAGTACATCCTGCAGGCCTACGACGACATCTACCCGAGTCCGGGCATCCTCGCCCGCGTGCGCCCGATCTTCGACGGCGCAGAGGCCGGCGCCGACGATCCGGCCGCGGCCGCCGCTCTCGCCCGGGTCGAGACGCGCATGGCGTACCGGGGCCCCGCTCCCGCCGGCGCGATCGCGAAGGCGACCTTCGCGGGCTCGCACCCCGACACCTTCACCGTCGTGCGCGACGGACTCGGAGACCGCTTCCACGTGATCACCGGCACGATCCCCTACCTCGGAGGGTCCGGCGGCGAGGTCAGCCTGCACGGCGTCAACAAGGGCGCGGCCATCGCCGAGCTCGTCGCGCAGCTCGGCATGACCCTCGACGACGCCATCGGCATCGGCGACAGCTACAACGACCTCGAGATGCTGCAGGTGTGCGGCGTCGGAATCGCGATGGGCAACGCCGACGACACCGTCAAGAGCTATGCCGACGAGGTGACCACGAGCGTCCACGACGACGGCGTGCACACCGCCTTCGCGCGCCACGGCCTGATCTGA
- a CDS encoding glycoside hydrolase family 1 protein — MTDSTVFPDGFLWGGATAANQVEGAYDQGGKGLSVQDVMPQGIVGPRTAVPTPDNLKHEAIDFYHRYAEDIALFAEMGFSVYRFSIAWSRIFPKGDETEPNEEGLAFYDRVLDELEKHGIEPLVTISHYETPLHLAETYDGWVSRELIGFYERYARTLFERYGSRVKYWLTFNEINSLPHAPFMSGGINTPKEQLTDQQLFQAMHHELVASALATKVAREVAPQAQIGCMVLAMPTYPLTPDPADMLAVMDADHGNFVFGDVHTRGEYPGYFLRTLRERGIDLDITDEDRELLTNTVDFVSFSYYMSIAETADPAKRVAGEGNIMGGVPNPTLEVSEWGWAIDPVGLRIVLNQFWDRWQKPLFIVENGLGAKDQLVEVDGRKTVIDDYRIAYLNDHLVQVGEALSDGVDVLGYTSWGCIDIVSASTAQLSKRYGFVYVDRNDDGSGTLERFRKKSFDWYGDVIRSNGATLSR; from the coding sequence ATGACTGATTCGACCGTGTTCCCCGACGGCTTCCTCTGGGGCGGCGCGACCGCCGCCAACCAGGTCGAGGGCGCCTACGACCAGGGCGGCAAGGGTCTGTCCGTGCAGGACGTCATGCCGCAGGGCATCGTCGGCCCGCGCACCGCCGTCCCGACCCCCGACAACCTCAAGCACGAGGCGATCGATTTCTACCACCGGTACGCGGAGGACATCGCCCTGTTCGCCGAGATGGGCTTCTCGGTCTACCGCTTCTCGATCGCGTGGAGCCGGATCTTCCCGAAGGGCGACGAGACCGAGCCCAACGAAGAGGGCCTCGCCTTCTACGACCGCGTGCTCGACGAGCTCGAGAAGCACGGCATCGAGCCGCTCGTGACGATCTCGCACTATGAGACCCCCCTGCATCTCGCTGAGACCTACGACGGCTGGGTCAGCCGCGAACTCATCGGCTTCTACGAGCGCTACGCCCGCACTCTGTTCGAGCGTTACGGCTCGCGCGTGAAGTACTGGCTCACGTTCAACGAGATCAACTCGCTCCCCCACGCGCCGTTCATGAGCGGCGGCATCAACACCCCGAAGGAGCAGCTCACCGATCAGCAGCTGTTCCAGGCGATGCACCACGAGCTCGTCGCGAGCGCCCTGGCGACGAAGGTCGCCCGCGAGGTCGCCCCGCAGGCGCAGATCGGGTGCATGGTGCTCGCGATGCCGACCTACCCGTTGACGCCCGACCCGGCCGACATGCTTGCCGTCATGGACGCCGACCACGGCAACTTCGTCTTCGGCGACGTGCACACGCGCGGCGAGTACCCCGGCTACTTCCTGCGCACGCTCCGCGAGCGCGGCATCGACCTCGACATCACCGATGAAGACCGCGAGCTGCTCACGAACACGGTCGACTTCGTCTCGTTCAGCTACTACATGAGCATCGCCGAGACCGCCGACCCCGCGAAGCGCGTCGCCGGCGAGGGCAACATCATGGGCGGCGTGCCGAACCCCACGCTCGAGGTGAGCGAGTGGGGCTGGGCGATCGACCCGGTGGGCCTGCGCATCGTGCTGAACCAGTTCTGGGACCGCTGGCAGAAGCCGCTGTTCATCGTCGAGAACGGACTGGGCGCGAAGGACCAGCTCGTCGAGGTCGACGGCCGCAAGACCGTCATCGACGACTACCGCATCGCCTACCTGAACGACCACCTCGTGCAGGTCGGCGAGGCGCTCTCCGACGGCGTCGACGTGCTCGGCTACACCTCGTGGGGCTGCATCGACATCGTCAGCGCCAGCACCGCACAGCTGAGCAAGCGCTACGGCTTCGTATACGTCGACCGCAACGACGACGGATCCGGCACGCTCGAGCGCTTCCGCAAGAAGTCGTTCGACTGGTACGGCGACGTCATCCGCAGCAACGGCGCGACCCTCTCGCGATAA
- a CDS encoding beta-glucoside-specific PTS transporter subunit IIABC: MADYAKTAAGVLKGVGGEENVRSLVHCATRLRFVLKDESKADAAGIKATPGVITTAQAGGQYQVVIGNDVPEVYAEIGKISKFGGSGDSAPAEDGPKGNLFNRFIKMIAAIFTPLLWALAGTGLLKAFLAAAVTFGWIDPTTSTYLVLNALSDAFINFLPLALAITAARYFKASEFTSLAIAGALLYPTVTAATGAPDLTFFGIPFTMVTYVSSVIPVIIIVWLQSHAEKFLYAKLPGAIRRFVTPMIVVLIAVPLVFVVIGPISGILSGWIGSGIGWVFETVPWLGGAIMGGFWQVFVIFGLHWGLVPLFTLEYQTTGQILLVAPIFAAVLAQAAAVAGVWVRTRNKNLKSLAAPATLSGFLAGITEPAIYGINLPLKRPFAFGIVGGVIGGAIIAAGGVFAKAFVVPSTLALPALFGNGNMILLVIGLAAAILIPFLLTVIIGFADPEDEATVAAESNDVAVLSPLDGTVVPLSETPDAAFAEGGLGQGVAIKPRSGAVYAPFDATVVAAFPTGHAVGLRHADGAELLIHIGIDTVKLAGSHFSLKVTAGQQVAAGDLLVEFDIDAIEAAGYDVTTPIVITNSDLYPEVGDAASGPISHGEPLFFARAVEAALAAK, from the coding sequence ATGGCGGATTACGCGAAGACAGCTGCAGGGGTGCTCAAGGGCGTCGGCGGCGAAGAGAACGTGCGGTCGCTCGTGCACTGCGCGACCCGGTTGCGCTTCGTCCTGAAGGACGAGTCGAAGGCGGATGCTGCGGGCATCAAGGCGACGCCCGGAGTCATCACGACGGCGCAGGCCGGCGGCCAGTACCAGGTCGTCATCGGCAACGACGTCCCCGAGGTCTACGCCGAGATCGGCAAGATCTCGAAGTTCGGCGGGTCGGGCGACTCCGCGCCGGCCGAGGATGGTCCGAAGGGCAACCTCTTCAACCGCTTCATCAAGATGATCGCCGCGATCTTCACCCCGCTCCTCTGGGCGCTCGCCGGAACCGGTCTGCTCAAGGCGTTCCTCGCCGCTGCCGTCACCTTCGGGTGGATCGATCCGACCACGAGCACCTATCTCGTGCTCAACGCACTGTCGGACGCCTTCATCAACTTCCTGCCGCTGGCTCTGGCCATCACTGCGGCGCGGTACTTCAAGGCCAGCGAGTTCACCTCGCTCGCCATCGCGGGCGCGCTCCTGTACCCGACGGTCACCGCGGCCACGGGCGCACCCGACCTCACCTTCTTCGGCATCCCGTTCACGATGGTCACGTACGTCTCCAGCGTCATCCCCGTCATCATCATCGTGTGGCTGCAGAGCCACGCCGAGAAGTTCCTCTACGCGAAGCTGCCCGGCGCGATCCGCCGCTTCGTCACGCCGATGATCGTGGTGCTGATCGCCGTGCCGCTCGTCTTCGTCGTCATCGGCCCGATCTCGGGCATCCTGAGCGGCTGGATCGGCAGCGGCATCGGCTGGGTCTTCGAGACCGTGCCGTGGCTCGGCGGCGCCATCATGGGCGGCTTCTGGCAGGTCTTCGTCATCTTCGGTCTGCACTGGGGTCTCGTCCCCCTGTTCACGCTGGAATACCAGACCACCGGTCAGATCCTGCTGGTCGCCCCGATCTTCGCCGCCGTCCTCGCACAGGCAGCCGCCGTCGCCGGCGTCTGGGTGCGTACGCGCAACAAGAACCTGAAATCCCTCGCGGCCCCCGCGACCCTGTCGGGGTTCCTCGCCGGCATCACCGAGCCCGCGATCTACGGAATCAACCTTCCGCTCAAGCGCCCCTTCGCCTTCGGAATCGTCGGCGGCGTCATCGGCGGCGCGATCATCGCAGCCGGCGGAGTCTTCGCGAAGGCGTTCGTCGTCCCGTCGACGCTGGCCCTTCCCGCCCTCTTCGGCAACGGCAACATGATCCTCCTCGTGATCGGCCTGGCCGCCGCCATCCTGATCCCCTTCCTCCTCACGGTGATCATCGGCTTCGCCGACCCCGAGGACGAGGCGACGGTCGCGGCGGAGAGCAACGACGTCGCGGTGCTGAGCCCGCTCGACGGAACGGTCGTCCCGCTGTCGGAGACGCCCGACGCCGCCTTCGCCGAGGGCGGTCTCGGCCAGGGCGTCGCGATCAAGCCGCGTTCCGGTGCCGTCTACGCGCCGTTCGACGCAACCGTGGTCGCCGCGTTCCCGACCGGTCACGCGGTGGGCCTGCGCCACGCCGACGGCGCGGAGCTGCTCATCCACATCGGCATCGACACCGTCAAGCTCGCCGGCTCCCACTTCTCGCTGAAGGTGACCGCCGGCCAGCAGGTCGCGGCCGGTGACCTCCTCGTCGAGTTCGACATCGACGCGATCGAGGCCGCCGGCTACGACGTGACCACGCCGATCGTGATCACCAACTCCGACCTGTACCCCGAGGTCGGCGACGCCGCATCCGGTCCGATCTCGCACGGCGAGCCGCTGTTCTTCGCGCGCGCCGTCGAAGCGGCCCTCGCCGCCAAGTAA
- a CDS encoding PRD domain-containing protein encodes MAAERGASRAGTVVHKVLNNNVVVSIDESGRERILMGRGLGFQLKPTDTVDPAKVEKTFVLDDGADGDRARRLLTDVPYAIVEAVTSAVDEAERMLQRDLGRRLPLAVIDHIQYVIERLDQGIRIPTTSMPELRVLHPQEFAAAERMAVAISASLERELPAEESVFLTMHLLNATRDEPNGTAALLFRRVQHVVATVESGLGVELDVESPDYARFVLHVQFLLQRLVSRSMLRGSDTSFFEFAKQRYPRSYAIAVGVKGYVLAATESELTDEELLYLIVHVERLATQLSGDDGPEAVVP; translated from the coding sequence ATGGCGGCGGAGCGCGGCGCATCGCGTGCGGGGACGGTTGTGCACAAAGTGCTCAACAACAACGTGGTCGTCTCGATCGACGAGTCGGGCCGCGAGCGCATCCTCATGGGCCGGGGTCTCGGCTTCCAGCTGAAGCCCACCGACACCGTCGACCCGGCGAAGGTCGAGAAGACCTTCGTGCTCGACGACGGCGCCGACGGCGATCGCGCGCGACGACTGCTCACCGACGTCCCCTATGCGATCGTCGAAGCCGTCACGTCCGCGGTCGACGAGGCGGAGCGGATGCTGCAACGAGACCTCGGCCGACGCCTGCCGCTGGCCGTGATCGATCACATCCAGTACGTGATCGAGCGGCTCGATCAGGGCATCCGCATCCCCACCACCTCGATGCCGGAACTGCGGGTGCTCCACCCCCAGGAGTTCGCCGCGGCCGAGCGGATGGCGGTCGCCATCAGCGCCTCGCTCGAGCGTGAGCTGCCCGCCGAGGAATCGGTGTTCCTCACGATGCACCTGCTCAACGCCACGCGAGACGAGCCCAACGGCACGGCGGCGCTGCTCTTCCGCCGCGTGCAGCACGTCGTCGCCACGGTCGAGAGCGGTCTCGGGGTCGAACTCGACGTCGAGAGCCCCGACTACGCCCGCTTCGTGCTGCACGTGCAGTTCCTCCTGCAGCGGCTCGTCTCGCGCTCGATGCTCCGCGGCAGCGACACCTCGTTCTTCGAGTTCGCCAAGCAGCGCTACCCCCGCTCCTACGCGATCGCGGTGGGCGTGAAGGGCTATGTCCTGGCCGCGACGGAGTCCGAACTGACCGACGAGGAACTGCTGTACCTCATCGTCCACGTCGAGCGTCTGGCCACCCAATTGTCGGGCGACGACGGGCCGGAGGCTGTGGTACCGTGA
- the rlmN gene encoding 23S rRNA (adenine(2503)-C(2))-methyltransferase RlmN, with translation MTTQPPVRTTKPRQVRPATEGWSQKKDETGRPLLQFASPKRGKPPVHLADLTADERVAKVKELGMPGFRAKQLEKHYFQHYTSDPALMTDLPAAGRDELVAGMLPPLLTEVKRLETDRGDTIKFLWKLHDGALVESVLMRYPGRITLCVSSQAGCGMNCPFCATGQAGLTRNMSAAEIVEQIVRANRLIADGGLGGKKKDDHSADRVSNIVFMGMGEPLANYARVMQAVRVMVDKDHGLGMSARGITVSTVGLVPAITKLSNEDIPVTFALSLHAPDDVLRDELIPVNSRWKVDEALDAARDYFDKTGRRVSIEYALIKDMNDHAWRADLLAEKLNARGRGWVHVNPIPLNPTPGSIWTASEVPVQNEFVRRLNDAGIPTTLRDTRGKEIDGACGQLVATEDDQVAADATPVA, from the coding sequence ATGACCACTCAGCCTCCCGTGCGCACCACGAAACCCCGCCAGGTGCGCCCGGCGACGGAGGGCTGGTCGCAGAAGAAGGACGAGACCGGTCGTCCGCTCCTGCAGTTCGCGAGCCCGAAGCGCGGCAAACCCCCCGTGCACCTCGCCGACCTGACCGCCGACGAGCGCGTCGCGAAGGTGAAGGAGCTCGGCATGCCCGGGTTCCGTGCGAAGCAGCTCGAGAAGCACTACTTCCAGCACTACACGAGCGATCCCGCGCTCATGACCGACCTGCCCGCAGCCGGTCGCGATGAGCTCGTCGCCGGCATGCTGCCGCCGTTGCTGACCGAGGTGAAGCGCCTCGAGACCGACCGCGGGGACACGATCAAGTTCCTGTGGAAGCTGCACGACGGCGCTCTCGTCGAGTCGGTGCTCATGCGCTACCCGGGCCGCATCACGCTCTGCGTCTCGTCGCAGGCCGGGTGCGGCATGAACTGCCCGTTCTGCGCGACCGGTCAGGCCGGTCTCACCCGCAACATGTCGGCGGCCGAGATCGTCGAGCAGATCGTGCGCGCCAACCGGCTCATCGCCGATGGCGGCCTCGGCGGCAAGAAGAAGGACGACCATTCCGCCGATCGGGTGTCGAACATCGTCTTCATGGGTATGGGCGAGCCGCTCGCCAACTACGCACGGGTCATGCAGGCCGTACGCGTCATGGTCGACAAGGATCACGGCCTCGGCATGAGCGCCCGTGGCATCACGGTGTCGACCGTCGGCCTGGTGCCCGCGATCACGAAGCTCTCGAACGAAGACATCCCCGTCACGTTCGCGCTCTCGCTGCACGCGCCCGACGACGTGCTGCGCGACGAGCTCATCCCGGTGAATTCGCGCTGGAAGGTCGACGAGGCGCTCGACGCGGCGCGCGACTACTTCGACAAGACCGGCCGGCGCGTCTCCATCGAGTACGCGCTCATCAAGGACATGAACGACCACGCCTGGCGTGCCGACCTCCTCGCTGAGAAGCTCAACGCCCGCGGTCGCGGCTGGGTGCACGTGAACCCGATTCCGTTGAACCCCACGCCCGGTTCGATCTGGACGGCGTCGGAGGTGCCCGTGCAGAACGAGTTCGTGCGCCGCCTCAACGACGCCGGCATCCCGACGACACTCCGCGACACCCGTGGCAAGGAGATCGACGGCGCCTGCGGGCAGCTCGTCGCCACCGAAGACGACCAGGTCGCCGCCGACGCGACTCCCGTCGCCTGA